The Streptomyces sp. NBC_01255 genome window below encodes:
- a CDS encoding MerR family transcriptional regulator encodes MSVIASTSGTRPHYTISEVAALTGLSAHTLRWYERIGLMPHVDRSHTGQRRFSERDLGWLGFVGKLRLTGMPVADMVRYAELVREGDHTRDERRELLETTRRDVLSRITELQDTLAVLDIKISHYGTVCGGTPT; translated from the coding sequence ATGAGCGTGATCGCGAGCACGAGCGGAACCCGCCCGCACTACACCATCAGTGAGGTCGCGGCTCTGACCGGCCTCTCGGCGCACACCCTGCGCTGGTACGAGCGGATCGGCCTGATGCCGCACGTCGACCGCTCGCACACCGGGCAGCGCCGCTTCAGCGAGCGCGACCTCGGCTGGCTGGGCTTCGTCGGCAAGCTGCGGCTGACCGGCATGCCGGTCGCCGACATGGTCCGGTACGCCGAACTCGTCCGCGAGGGCGATCACACCAGGGACGAACGGCGCGAGCTCCTGGAGACCACCCGGCGGGACGTCCTCAGTCGGATCACCGAGCTCCAGGACACGCTCGCCGTGCTCGACATCAAGATCAGCCATTACGGGACCGTCTGCGGAGGTACACCCACATGA
- a CDS encoding aldo/keto reductase has protein sequence MTRIDTVRLGGRAVDGHGPEVGVQGFGAMGISEFYGDTDEAAARDTLDAALEAGVTLIDTADIYGSGANEEFLAPFLAAHRDEVTLATKFAIERRADDPSYRAVRNDPAYIKRAAEDSLRRLGVETIDLYYMHRRDPEIPFAESVGAMAELVQEGKVRFLGLSEVTGPELREAHAVHPIAALQSEWSLFSRDVERSAVGAAAELGVTFVPYSPLGRGFLTGAFADAGKELSGGDFRRHQPRFTGENAERNAALLDPVRKIAAAHGATPAQIALAWVQQRSAVHGLAVVPIPGTRKRSRLEENAAATRIVLTPAELAELEPIAGLVAGDRYPDMSLTSLAREAEGESGTPAPGAP, from the coding sequence ATGACCAGGATCGACACCGTACGGCTCGGCGGCCGGGCCGTCGACGGCCACGGCCCGGAGGTCGGCGTCCAGGGCTTCGGCGCCATGGGCATCAGCGAGTTCTACGGCGACACCGACGAGGCCGCCGCCCGCGACACCCTCGACGCGGCCCTGGAGGCAGGCGTCACCCTGATCGACACGGCCGACATCTACGGCAGCGGCGCCAACGAGGAGTTCCTCGCGCCGTTCCTCGCCGCCCACCGCGACGAGGTCACCCTCGCCACCAAGTTCGCCATCGAGCGGCGCGCCGACGACCCGTCGTACCGCGCCGTCCGCAACGACCCGGCGTACATCAAGCGGGCCGCGGAGGACAGCCTGCGCCGCCTCGGCGTCGAGACGATCGACCTCTACTACATGCACCGCCGCGACCCGGAGATCCCGTTCGCCGAGTCCGTCGGCGCGATGGCCGAGCTGGTCCAGGAGGGCAAGGTCCGCTTCCTGGGGCTGAGCGAGGTGACCGGGCCCGAGCTGCGCGAGGCCCACGCGGTGCACCCGATCGCCGCCCTCCAGTCGGAGTGGTCGCTCTTCTCCCGGGACGTGGAGCGCAGCGCCGTCGGCGCCGCCGCCGAGCTCGGCGTGACGTTCGTGCCGTACTCGCCGCTCGGCCGTGGCTTTCTGACCGGGGCGTTCGCGGACGCCGGCAAGGAGCTGTCGGGCGGCGACTTCCGCAGGCACCAGCCGCGGTTCACCGGCGAGAACGCGGAGCGGAACGCCGCCCTGCTCGACCCGGTCAGGAAGATCGCCGCCGCGCACGGGGCCACTCCGGCGCAGATCGCCCTGGCCTGGGTGCAGCAGCGGTCCGCCGTGCACGGCCTGGCGGTCGTCCCGATCCCCGGCACCCGCAAGCGCTCCCGCCTGGAGGAGAACGCGGCCGCCACCCGGATCGTCCTCACCCCGGCCGAGCTGGCCGAACTGGAGCCGATCGCGGGCCTGGTGGCGGGCGACCGGTACCCCGACATGAGCCTCACGTCCCTGGCCCGCGAGGCCGAGGGTGAGTCCGGGACGCCGGCGCCGGGCGCTCCGTGA
- a CDS encoding SUKH-3 domain-containing protein, with the protein MRTPRMTAEQVEAALTEAGWSRGRDIGAELPGLLRVVTERFADEGCPVEPFRAAEDFVREFGGLRLVVPGDPPDAIGFTPHWIYEESGEDVAELAENLGRGLFPVGYEEFDGGMILIDDTGRFFLMHHTGPYFLGTTTHEAVSCLLRGPQQEAGTYFV; encoded by the coding sequence ATGCGCACGCCGAGGATGACAGCGGAGCAGGTCGAAGCCGCCCTGACCGAGGCGGGCTGGTCCCGCGGGCGCGACATCGGCGCGGAGCTGCCCGGGCTCCTGCGGGTCGTGACGGAACGCTTCGCCGACGAAGGCTGCCCCGTCGAGCCGTTCAGGGCGGCCGAGGACTTCGTGCGCGAGTTCGGCGGGCTGCGCCTGGTCGTTCCCGGGGACCCGCCGGACGCCATCGGCTTCACCCCGCACTGGATCTACGAGGAGAGCGGCGAGGACGTGGCCGAGCTTGCCGAGAACCTGGGCCGCGGACTGTTCCCGGTCGGATACGAGGAGTTCGACGGCGGGATGATCCTCATCGACGACACCGGGCGCTTCTTCCTCATGCACCACACCGGCCCCTATTTCCTGGGAACGACCACCCACGAGGCCGTCAGCTGCCTGCTCCGCGGCCCCCAGCAGGAAGCGGGGACGTACTTCGTCTGA
- a CDS encoding acyltransferase family protein: MSTLTTMVRKIESGTPAHRDRAIDGLRALALLAVPTGHWLLGGFTLSSDGAIHNASPLGTFAGLAPVSWVLQMLGIFFLVGGYASVLSYRRRKGSTGEWLKGRLARLGRPVLGVTAVWAALLPVLHFGLGVPVDSLRTASTLVIQPLWFVGVYTVVTALTPYCVRVARRLGVWAAAPLLASVAVVDFLRYGPYADAVPSWLSLLNILPGWLFAYQLGVSWGEGRVTRRHAWGLLVGGAALFAALLLSFGYPASMVGVPGEVRTNSHPPSLLVLALAAAQSGAAILLRGRFGRLLERPALWAPVVVVNLSAMTILCWHQTAMLAAAIPGSYLGEIPGLVGTPDSVGWILARLAWMPVFAGLLVLIGRFARGFESPWAKTGPARRVLAGLLAAGFGVFALGLG; the protein is encoded by the coding sequence ATGAGCACGCTGACGACGATGGTCCGGAAGATCGAATCCGGGACTCCCGCCCACCGCGACCGGGCGATCGACGGGCTCCGCGCCCTCGCCCTGCTCGCCGTACCCACCGGGCACTGGCTGCTCGGCGGCTTCACCCTCTCCTCCGACGGCGCGATCCACAACGCGAGCCCGCTGGGCACCTTCGCCGGGCTCGCCCCGGTCAGCTGGGTCCTCCAGATGCTGGGGATCTTCTTCCTCGTCGGCGGCTACGCCTCCGTCCTCTCCTACCGACGCCGCAAGGGCTCCACGGGCGAGTGGCTCAAGGGGCGCCTCGCCCGGCTCGGCCGCCCCGTGCTCGGCGTCACGGCCGTGTGGGCGGCGCTGCTCCCCGTGCTCCACTTCGGCCTCGGGGTGCCCGTCGACAGCCTGCGGACGGCGTCCACCCTCGTCATCCAGCCGCTCTGGTTCGTCGGTGTCTACACCGTGGTCACCGCGCTCACCCCGTACTGCGTCCGGGTCGCCCGCCGCCTCGGCGTCTGGGCGGCGGCGCCGCTGCTCGCCTCGGTCGCCGTCGTCGACTTCCTCCGCTACGGGCCGTACGCCGACGCCGTGCCGTCCTGGCTGAGCCTCCTGAACATCCTGCCCGGCTGGCTCTTCGCCTATCAGCTCGGCGTCTCGTGGGGCGAGGGCCGGGTCACCCGGCGCCACGCCTGGGGACTGCTCGTCGGCGGGGCCGCGCTCTTCGCCGCCCTCCTGCTCTCCTTCGGCTACCCGGCGTCCATGGTCGGCGTCCCCGGCGAGGTCCGCACCAACTCGCACCCGCCGTCGCTGCTCGTCCTCGCCCTCGCCGCCGCGCAGAGCGGCGCCGCGATCCTCCTCCGCGGCCGGTTCGGCCGGCTCCTGGAGCGGCCCGCGCTGTGGGCGCCGGTCGTGGTGGTCAACCTGTCCGCGATGACGATCCTGTGCTGGCACCAGACGGCGATGCTCGCGGCGGCGATCCCCGGCTCGTACCTCGGGGAGATCCCCGGCCTGGTCGGCACGCCGGACTCGGTCGGCTGGATCCTGGCCCGGCTGGCGTGGATGCCGGTCTTCGCCGGACTGCTCGTCCTGATCGGGCGGTTCGCGCGGGGCTTCGAGTCCCCGTGGGCGAAGACCGGGCCGGCCCGCCGCGTGCTTGCGGGACTCCTCGCGGCCGGCTTCGGGGTCTTCGCCCTGGGGCTGGGGTGA
- a CDS encoding alpha/beta hydrolase, translated as MRRFARTLTTVAVVATVIAGTAGWASGDAQEAVTGAPAGTGAWRDAGLPDPERMSPDETARYFAGLAPVRQGELARTHPTVVGNLDGAPLALRYEANDRATHGRFPGARVLAHDPRGRGQVALVYGDLARAEQVAVIVPGSDTDTGHVTPLADMARALHRATGGRTAVVAWAGYTTPVGVGLDAATGRLAEAGADRLTRFVDGLAAVRPAGAAEPSVFCHSYGSVVCGLAAHDLKAKDLVVFGSPGMRAENVAGLGTSARVWAAKDPTDWIDRIPNVELAGLGHGTDPTDPAFGARRVPAEDATGHGGYFAAGTSSLRTFAAIAEGDVR; from the coding sequence ATGCGCCGCTTTGCGAGGACCCTGACCACCGTGGCCGTCGTGGCCACCGTGATCGCCGGGACGGCCGGCTGGGCGTCCGGGGACGCCCAGGAGGCCGTCACCGGCGCCCCGGCCGGGACGGGGGCGTGGCGGGATGCGGGGCTGCCGGACCCCGAGCGGATGAGCCCTGACGAGACCGCGCGGTACTTCGCGGGACTCGCTCCCGTACGACAGGGCGAACTGGCCCGCACGCATCCCACGGTCGTCGGGAACCTCGACGGCGCACCCCTGGCCCTGCGGTACGAGGCCAACGACCGTGCCACGCACGGCCGGTTCCCCGGAGCGCGGGTCCTGGCCCACGATCCGCGCGGCCGGGGTCAGGTCGCCCTCGTGTACGGGGACCTGGCGCGGGCCGAGCAGGTCGCCGTGATCGTGCCCGGCTCCGACACCGACACCGGCCACGTCACGCCGCTCGCGGACATGGCGCGGGCCCTGCACCGGGCGACCGGCGGCCGGACGGCGGTCGTCGCCTGGGCCGGGTACACCACGCCCGTCGGCGTCGGCCTGGACGCGGCCACCGGCCGGCTCGCCGAGGCCGGGGCGGACCGCCTCACCCGCTTCGTGGACGGTCTCGCGGCCGTCAGGCCCGCCGGGGCCGCCGAGCCGTCCGTGTTCTGCCACAGCTACGGCTCCGTCGTCTGCGGCCTCGCCGCCCACGACCTCAAGGCGAAGGACCTCGTGGTCTTCGGCTCGCCCGGGATGCGCGCGGAGAACGTCGCCGGCCTCGGCACCTCCGCCCGCGTCTGGGCGGCAAAGGATCCCACCGACTGGATCGACCGGATCCCGAACGTCGAGCTCGCAGGGCTCGGGCACGGCACCGACCCCACCGACCCGGCCTTCGGGGCCCGCCGGGTCCCGGCCGAGGACGCCACCGGCCACGGCGGCTACTTCGCGGCCGGCACCAGCTCCCTGCGCACGTTCGCCGCGATCGCCGAGGGAGACGTCCGATGA
- a CDS encoding response regulator transcription factor, which produces MTIRVIIVDDQAMVRAGFAALLAAQPDIDVVGEAPDGRQGVDVARSTHPDVVLMDVRMPELDGLAAAREILHPPTGVTHRPKVLMLTTFDVDDYVYEALRAGASGFLLKDAPPADLIAAVRIVAAGEALLAPSVTRRLIADFAASRPAPRRDTTALRLNGLTPRETEVLELIARGLSNQEIADHLVLAEQTVKTHIGRVLAKLDLRDRAQAVVFAYESGLVTPGTT; this is translated from the coding sequence GTGACCATCCGCGTGATCATCGTCGACGACCAGGCCATGGTGCGGGCCGGTTTCGCCGCGCTGCTCGCCGCCCAGCCCGACATCGACGTGGTGGGCGAGGCACCGGACGGGCGGCAGGGCGTGGACGTGGCCCGTTCGACGCATCCGGACGTCGTACTGATGGACGTACGGATGCCGGAGCTGGACGGGCTCGCGGCGGCCCGCGAGATCCTCCACCCGCCGACCGGTGTCACACACCGGCCGAAGGTGCTGATGCTGACCACCTTCGACGTGGACGACTACGTGTACGAGGCGCTGCGCGCGGGCGCGTCGGGCTTCCTCCTGAAGGACGCGCCGCCCGCCGACCTCATCGCGGCGGTACGGATCGTGGCGGCGGGCGAGGCGCTGCTCGCCCCGTCCGTGACCCGCCGCCTCATCGCCGACTTCGCCGCCTCCCGGCCCGCCCCGCGCCGGGACACCACCGCGCTGCGCCTGAACGGCCTCACCCCGCGCGAGACGGAGGTCCTGGAGCTGATCGCCCGCGGACTGTCGAACCAGGAGATCGCTGATCACCTGGTCCTCGCGGAGCAGACGGTGAAGACCCACATCGGGCGGGTGCTCGCCAAGCTGGACCTGCGCGACCGCGCGCAGGCCGTGGTCTTCGCGTACGAGTCGGGCCTGGTGACCCCCGGCACGACCTGA
- a CDS encoding sensor histidine kinase, translating to MATEQRHEPPLRGPSRLRRFSARSRELFQGLGAALTTPTTPGAPLLSEASSRWVRLLPYVVALAFVSSLLPTTVTVLVNDYGINGALAGAIAIAQTAPLLLAVSRPLQAWWVIFTADVLGSLALVHSDGVHADLWPWTPPVVIGYCALMIALGLRESRRALFGVWLATGAAGYVLEAFRPDGDTSVHTLMLVLSGVLLLLTSAIRARGDAQRRLVEQEIINEAERSRRTLLEERARIARELHDVVAHHMSVITVQADSAPYRIPDLPDAAREEFTSIATSARESLAEMRRLLSVLRSDGSEGERAPQPGLDRVQQLVEATVRAGVPAELSLAAGLGDVPQAVDLSAYRIVQEALANVVRHAPGAATRVSVRASDDGWLTVLVVNGPGAEAGSGVERGAAGTGHGLVGMRERVRLTGGSLDTGPLPDGGFRVAARLPLTADPAPEPAPEPAP from the coding sequence ATGGCTACCGAACAGCGGCACGAGCCGCCCCTCCGCGGCCCCAGCCGCCTCCGCCGGTTCAGCGCACGGTCACGCGAGTTGTTCCAGGGCCTCGGGGCCGCGCTCACCACCCCGACCACCCCCGGCGCGCCCCTGCTCTCCGAGGCCTCCTCGCGGTGGGTGCGGCTGCTGCCGTACGTCGTCGCCCTCGCCTTCGTCTCCTCGCTGCTGCCGACCACGGTCACCGTCCTCGTCAACGACTACGGCATCAACGGCGCCCTGGCCGGGGCCATCGCCATCGCCCAGACCGCGCCCCTGCTGCTCGCCGTCTCCCGCCCCCTCCAGGCCTGGTGGGTGATCTTCACCGCCGACGTCCTCGGCTCGCTCGCCCTCGTCCACTCGGACGGCGTCCACGCCGACCTGTGGCCCTGGACCCCGCCGGTCGTCATCGGCTACTGCGCCCTGATGATCGCGCTCGGGCTGCGCGAGTCGCGCCGGGCCCTCTTCGGCGTCTGGCTGGCGACCGGCGCCGCCGGGTACGTCCTGGAGGCCTTCCGGCCCGACGGGGACACCAGCGTCCACACGCTGATGCTCGTCCTGAGCGGCGTGCTGCTGCTGCTCACTTCGGCCATACGCGCCCGGGGCGACGCGCAGCGGCGGCTCGTCGAGCAGGAGATCATCAACGAGGCCGAGCGTTCCCGCCGCACGCTCCTGGAGGAGCGGGCGAGGATCGCGCGCGAGCTGCACGACGTCGTCGCCCACCACATGTCCGTGATCACCGTGCAGGCGGACTCGGCCCCGTACCGCATCCCGGACCTCCCGGACGCGGCCCGGGAGGAGTTCACGTCCATCGCGACGAGCGCGCGCGAGTCGCTGGCCGAGATGCGGCGGCTGCTCTCCGTGCTGCGCAGCGACGGCAGCGAGGGCGAGCGGGCCCCGCAGCCGGGTCTCGACCGGGTCCAGCAGCTGGTCGAGGCGACGGTACGGGCCGGGGTGCCGGCCGAGCTGTCGCTCGCCGCCGGCCTCGGGGACGTACCGCAGGCGGTGGACCTGTCCGCGTACCGGATCGTGCAGGAGGCCCTCGCCAACGTCGTCCGGCACGCGCCGGGCGCCGCGACCCGGGTCTCGGTGCGCGCCTCGGACGACGGGTGGCTGACGGTCCTCGTCGTCAACGGGCCCGGCGCGGAGGCGGGTTCCGGGGTGGAGCGCGGTGCGGCCGGCACCGGGCACGGCCTCGTCGGGATGCGGGAGCGCGTACGGTTGACGGGCGGCTCGCTGGACACCGGGCCGCTGCCGGACGGCGGCTTCCGGGTGGCCGCACGGCTCCCGCTGACGGCGGACCCGGCGCCCGAACCGGCCCCGGAACCGGCGCCCTGA
- a CDS encoding DUF4429 domain-containing protein, with protein sequence MGDVLAGIHATWEFESDALVIRFERGNRNRNTPKLFSALRERRVPHEALASVTLTPGKRGTVVLHAVPRPGADPLMEAAAGQLKEACDPYRLVLPADRETLAEYYRDELRALLPADATDLADPADSADPADPAGGEDIAAVWPADGFLVAAPAGPLSFKTYDGRASFDGMSEVAFRWSWTGASSEKWKAGDQTFSVRELSGVEWRSPEILDGYLRLVPRDGGPRPSQPDRDPASVVFGLGYGPVHESLPFAAAVLAAIRGKDRVPAAVTAGAPDAARRDPGAVADRIRHLGDLHRAGLVTDEEFSAKKAELLAEL encoded by the coding sequence ATGGGTGATGTGCTGGCCGGAATTCATGCCACCTGGGAGTTCGAGAGCGATGCCCTCGTCATCCGCTTCGAACGGGGGAACCGCAACCGCAATACGCCGAAGCTCTTCAGCGCGCTACGCGAACGACGAGTACCGCACGAGGCGTTGGCGTCCGTGACGCTCACGCCCGGCAAGCGGGGCACCGTCGTGCTGCACGCCGTGCCCAGGCCCGGCGCCGATCCGCTGATGGAGGCGGCCGCGGGACAGCTCAAGGAGGCCTGCGACCCGTACCGTCTGGTGCTGCCCGCTGACCGGGAGACGCTCGCCGAGTACTACCGGGACGAGCTGCGGGCGCTGCTCCCGGCGGACGCGACGGACCTGGCGGACCCGGCCGACTCAGCCGACCCGGCGGACCCGGCGGGGGGCGAGGACATCGCGGCCGTGTGGCCCGCCGACGGCTTCCTGGTGGCCGCGCCCGCGGGGCCGCTGTCCTTCAAGACGTACGACGGGAGGGCGAGCTTCGACGGAATGTCGGAGGTCGCTTTCCGCTGGTCCTGGACGGGCGCGTCCTCGGAGAAGTGGAAGGCCGGCGACCAGACCTTCTCGGTACGGGAGCTGAGCGGCGTCGAGTGGCGCTCGCCGGAGATCCTCGACGGGTACCTGCGGCTGGTCCCCCGGGACGGCGGCCCCCGCCCCTCCCAGCCCGACCGGGACCCGGCCTCGGTCGTCTTCGGTCTCGGCTACGGGCCGGTGCACGAGTCCCTCCCCTTCGCCGCGGCCGTCCTCGCGGCGATCCGGGGCAAGGACCGCGTGCCCGCCGCCGTCACCGCCGGCGCTCCGGACGCCGCGCGCCGCGACCCCGGGGCGGTCGCGGACAGGATCCGGCACCTGGGCGATCTGCACCGGGCGGGGCTCGTGACGGACGAGGAGTTCTCGGCGAAGAAGGCGGAGCTCCTCGCGGAGCTCTGA
- a CDS encoding alpha/beta hydrolase encodes MTPADASPTLAVTRTLLALAVVFVLLATTGWTTITHRHAPGPLRETALAAWARDRVGHRSLPDPAATPARTVAAFFARLGPAGGLRLAERHPLVVGNLNGAPVALRYRANRLTLALALATERGRLADSRLSADGRHEAQRRADRFTSLLRPGRQVLAFDPTGKGRAAEVLGDLERARRVSVIVPGVDTTLLTFQKTHGRYAAPAGMAEALFAAERRASPGARVAVIAWADYTAPAGVGVDAMTGRLAANGAVRLVELTSALPGTARVALFCHSYGSVLCGLAAPRLPARVTDLAVAGSPGMRVERAADLATPARVWAMRDADDWIENVPHMEVGGVGHGADPVEPEFGARLLSADGAVGHGGYFEPGTESLGNFAAIGVGSYRDLICARADSACHDGISGAEGA; translated from the coding sequence GTGACCCCCGCCGACGCCTCGCCCACCCTCGCCGTGACGCGCACGCTCCTCGCGCTCGCCGTCGTGTTCGTGCTGCTCGCGACCACCGGATGGACCACGATCACGCACCGGCACGCGCCCGGACCGCTCCGCGAGACCGCGCTCGCCGCGTGGGCGCGCGACCGCGTCGGCCACCGCTCGCTGCCCGACCCGGCCGCCACCCCGGCCCGCACGGTCGCCGCGTTCTTCGCCCGGCTCGGGCCGGCCGGCGGCCTCCGGCTCGCCGAGCGGCACCCGCTCGTCGTCGGCAACCTCAACGGCGCCCCCGTCGCGCTCCGCTACCGCGCCAACCGGCTCACCCTCGCGCTGGCGCTCGCCACCGAGCGGGGAAGGCTCGCCGACTCCCGGCTGTCCGCCGACGGCCGGCACGAAGCGCAGCGCCGGGCCGACCGCTTCACCTCCCTGTTGCGGCCGGGCCGCCAGGTCCTCGCCTTCGACCCGACGGGCAAGGGACGCGCGGCCGAGGTCCTCGGCGACCTGGAGCGGGCCCGGCGGGTCTCGGTGATCGTGCCCGGCGTCGACACGACCCTCCTCACCTTCCAGAAGACCCATGGCCGGTACGCGGCTCCCGCCGGCATGGCCGAGGCGCTGTTCGCCGCCGAGCGGCGGGCCTCCCCCGGCGCGCGGGTCGCCGTCATCGCCTGGGCCGACTACACCGCGCCCGCCGGCGTCGGAGTCGACGCGATGACCGGCCGGCTCGCCGCGAACGGAGCCGTACGCCTCGTGGAGCTGACCTCGGCGCTGCCCGGGACCGCCCGGGTGGCGCTCTTCTGCCACAGCTACGGCTCCGTCCTCTGCGGGCTCGCCGCGCCCCGGCTGCCCGCCCGGGTGACGGATCTCGCCGTGGCCGGCAGCCCCGGCATGCGGGTGGAGCGCGCGGCGGACCTCGCCACTCCGGCCCGGGTGTGGGCCATGCGGGACGCGGACGACTGGATCGAGAACGTGCCGCACATGGAGGTGGGCGGGGTCGGGCACGGCGCGGACCCGGTGGAACCGGAATTCGGCGCGCGGCTGCTCTCGGCGGACGGCGCGGTCGGCCATGGCGGCTATTTCGAGCCGGGGACGGAGAGCCTCGGCAACTTCGCCGCGATAGGCGTCGGTTCGTACCGGGACCTGATCTGCGCACGTGCCGACAGCGCTTGCCACGACGGAATATCCGGCGCGGAAGGGGCCTGA
- a CDS encoding TetR family transcriptional regulator translates to MTVPAPGLRERKKQRTRDALIRVALELFTTQGYERTTVDEIVDAVEVSQRTFFRYFASKEEVAFAVQHMVEALFVSALEQRPPGEGPFDALRHAVLSAWDHTGEAIVEVVPVELYLRTFELIESTPALLAVHLRRSAETEETIARIIAEREGLDVDEDPRPRIAVAAFSGVMRVTGQMWVRGTDQSLEAIRALTERYLDHLGPALAPHWRRGTAGDGAPQAPASGDAP, encoded by the coding sequence TTGACCGTCCCCGCCCCCGGCCTCCGCGAGCGGAAGAAGCAGCGCACGCGGGACGCGCTGATCCGGGTGGCCCTGGAGCTCTTCACCACCCAGGGGTACGAGCGGACGACCGTCGACGAGATCGTCGACGCCGTCGAGGTCTCCCAGCGGACCTTCTTCCGCTACTTCGCCTCCAAGGAGGAGGTCGCCTTCGCCGTCCAGCACATGGTGGAGGCGCTGTTCGTGAGCGCCCTCGAGCAGCGGCCGCCCGGTGAGGGTCCCTTCGACGCGCTGCGGCACGCCGTCCTCAGCGCCTGGGACCACACGGGCGAGGCGATCGTCGAGGTCGTCCCCGTCGAGCTGTACCTGCGGACCTTCGAGCTGATCGAGTCGACGCCCGCGCTGCTCGCCGTCCACCTGCGCCGCTCGGCGGAGACCGAGGAGACGATCGCCCGGATCATCGCCGAGCGGGAGGGTCTCGACGTGGACGAGGACCCGCGCCCCCGGATCGCGGTGGCGGCGTTCAGCGGGGTCATGCGGGTGACCGGCCAGATGTGGGTCCGGGGCACGGACCAGAGCCTGGAGGCGATCCGCGCCCTCACCGAGCGTTACCTCGACCACCTCGGCCCGGCGCTCGCCCCGCACTGGCGGCGCGGAACGGCCGGCGACGGCGCCCCGCAGGCCCCGGCGTCCGGCGACGCCCCGTAG
- a CDS encoding MFS transporter — MMVALDGTIVAIANPAIQADLGASLDQLQWITNGYLLALAVALITAGKLGDRFGHRQTFLIGIAGFALASGAIGLSDSIGAVITFRVLQGVFGALLMPAALGLLRATFPAEKLNMAIGIWGMVIGASTAGGPILGGFLVEHVSWQSVFFINVPVGVLALVLGLVILKDHRAENAPRSFDVLGILLLSGAMGSLVWGLINAGAKWGWASGNTVGCLAAAVLLFVFFAFWQTKAKEPLIPLAMFRSVPLTAGVVLMVLMAFAFMGGLFFVTFYLQGVKGLGPIDAGLRLLPLTAMMIVSSPLAGALITKFGPRVPLVGGMVCTAVSMFGMITLSAGTSTLVMSLWFALLGLGLAPVMVGATEVIVGNAPLELSGVAGGLQQAAMQVGGALGTAVLGAVMSSKVADSFAGNWKEAGIPVPADPKLEEAAGFGMAPPELAQAPGMTPDLFDKVAGVIHDTFLEGMGLAFTVAGVVAVVAALVAMLTKRGENAEAGGMGGHI, encoded by the coding sequence ATGATGGTCGCGCTCGACGGCACGATCGTCGCCATCGCCAACCCCGCCATCCAGGCCGACCTCGGCGCCTCGCTGGACCAGCTCCAGTGGATCACCAACGGCTACCTGCTCGCGCTCGCCGTCGCCCTGATCACCGCCGGCAAGCTCGGTGACCGCTTCGGACACCGGCAGACCTTCCTCATCGGCATCGCGGGCTTCGCCCTCGCCTCCGGCGCGATCGGCCTCTCCGACTCGATCGGGGCCGTGATCACCTTCCGTGTCCTCCAGGGCGTCTTCGGCGCCCTCCTCATGCCGGCGGCGCTCGGCCTGCTGCGCGCCACCTTCCCCGCCGAGAAGCTGAACATGGCCATCGGTATCTGGGGCATGGTCATCGGCGCCTCGACGGCCGGCGGCCCGATCCTCGGCGGCTTCCTCGTCGAGCACGTCAGCTGGCAGTCCGTCTTCTTCATCAACGTGCCGGTGGGCGTGCTCGCGCTCGTGCTCGGCCTGGTGATCCTCAAGGACCACCGCGCCGAGAACGCGCCGCGCTCCTTCGACGTCCTCGGGATCCTGCTGCTCTCCGGCGCGATGGGCTCCCTGGTCTGGGGCCTCATCAACGCCGGTGCCAAGTGGGGCTGGGCGAGCGGCAACACCGTGGGCTGCCTGGCCGCCGCGGTCCTGCTCTTCGTCTTCTTCGCCTTCTGGCAGACGAAGGCCAAGGAGCCCCTCATCCCGCTGGCCATGTTCCGCTCCGTCCCGCTGACGGCCGGCGTGGTGCTGATGGTGCTGATGGCCTTCGCCTTCATGGGCGGCCTGTTCTTCGTGACGTTCTACCTCCAGGGCGTGAAGGGGCTCGGCCCGATCGACGCCGGACTGCGCCTGCTTCCGCTGACCGCGATGATGATCGTCTCCTCGCCGCTGGCGGGTGCCCTGATCACCAAGTTCGGCCCGCGGGTCCCGCTGGTCGGCGGCATGGTCTGCACGGCCGTCTCGATGTTCGGCATGATCACGCTCTCGGCCGGTACGAGCACGCTCGTGATGTCCCTCTGGTTCGCGCTGCTCGGCCTGGGCCTCGCCCCGGTCATGGTCGGCGCCACCGAGGTCATCGTCGGCAACGCCCCGCTGGAGCTCTCCGGTGTCGCCGGCGGTCTGCAGCAGGCCGCCATGCAGGTCGGCGGCGCGCTCGGTACGGCGGTGCTCGGCGCCGTCATGTCCTCCAAGGTCGCGGACTCCTTCGCGGGCAACTGGAAGGAGGCCGGCATCCCGGTCCCGGCCGATCCGAAGCTGGAGGAGGCCGCCGGGTTCGGCATGGCCCCGCCGGAGCTGGCCCAGGCGCCGGGGATGACCCCCGACCTCTTCGACAAGGTCGCCGGAGTCATCCACGACACCTTCCTGGAGGGCATGGGCCTGGCCTTCACCGTCGCCGGTGTCGTCGCGGTCGTCGCGGCCCTCGTCGCCATGCTCACCAAGCGCGGCGAGAACGCGGAGGCCGGCGGCATGGGCGGTCACATCTGA